The following proteins are co-located in the Deinococcus sp. KNUC1210 genome:
- a CDS encoding ATP-binding protein: MLQARPWRKVDRAVLEGILRSLEVALERAESVAQLAERSRDLEHSNSDLRTANEELEAFAYSVSHDLRTPVRHIRGFNNLLRGVLGEPLDEKARRYLGVIDDAAKRMDTLIEAMLDLSRTSRLPLRSEAVDLNALTAAVLSELEPETAGRQVEWVVSSLPQVQGDAATLRQVLMNLLSNALKYTRTRPLARIEVKAEERQELWLIHVQDNGVGFDEKYAGKLFGVFQRLHRQDDFEGVGVGLANVRRIILRHRGEVFASSRPGEGATFSFSLPKDERMVNVI; encoded by the coding sequence ATGTTGCAGGCGCGTCCGTGGCGAAAGGTGGACCGGGCCGTTCTGGAAGGCATACTGCGGAGTCTGGAGGTGGCGCTCGAACGCGCCGAGAGCGTGGCCCAGCTCGCCGAGCGGTCGCGTGATCTGGAACACAGCAACAGCGACCTGAGGACTGCGAACGAGGAACTCGAAGCCTTCGCCTATTCGGTCTCGCACGACCTGAGAACCCCGGTACGCCATATCCGGGGCTTCAACAATCTGCTGCGCGGCGTGCTGGGCGAACCGCTCGACGAAAAGGCCCGGCGGTATCTGGGCGTGATCGACGACGCCGCCAAACGCATGGACACGCTGATCGAGGCGATGCTCGACCTGTCGCGCACCTCGCGCCTGCCCCTGCGCTCCGAGGCGGTCGATCTCAATGCACTCACCGCTGCCGTCCTGTCGGAACTGGAACCTGAAACGGCGGGCCGACAGGTCGAGTGGGTGGTTTCCTCGCTGCCGCAGGTACAGGGCGACGCGGCCACGCTGCGGCAGGTGTTGATGAATCTGCTGTCCAATGCCCTGAAATACACCCGGACGCGCCCGCTCGCCCGCATCGAAGTGAAGGCCGAGGAGCGCCAGGAACTGTGGCTGATTCATGTGCAGGACAACGGCGTGGGCTTCGACGAAAAGTATGCGGGGAAGCTGTTCGGGGTGTTTCAGCGCCTGCACCGTCAGGACGACTTCGAGGGCGTCGGCGTGGGCCTTGCCAATGTACGCCGCATCATTCTGCGGCACCGGGGCGAGGTCTTCGCGAGCAGCCGACCCGGTGAAGGCGCGACCTTCTCGTTCTCGTTGCCAAAAGACGAGCGAATGGTAAATGTAATCTAG
- a CDS encoding SDR family oxidoreductase has protein sequence MTDLLNQVALVTGASRGIGASTAQQLALRGADVVVNYRSKGPRAEQVAQSVRSAGRRALLVQADITDDADLRFMTAEVRREFGRLDVLIMNASGGLEKDRAEDYAMQLNLHAQVSLLTACLPLLSTGGRVVFVTSHWAHFYGSQPVFPAYEAVAASKYAGEQALRARIEELQARKISLVVVSGDLIEGTITPKLLERKQAGVIEGRRQQAGALPTVEEFASAIVDAAAERGRPSGHTTYVGSTDELNA, from the coding sequence ATGACCGACCTCTTGAATCAGGTGGCGCTCGTGACGGGCGCGTCGCGTGGAATTGGTGCCAGCACCGCTCAGCAACTCGCGCTGCGGGGCGCAGATGTCGTCGTCAACTACCGCAGCAAAGGCCCCCGTGCTGAACAGGTGGCTCAAAGTGTCAGAAGTGCAGGTCGCCGTGCCCTGCTGGTTCAGGCCGACATCACCGACGACGCTGACCTGCGCTTCATGACGGCGGAGGTGCGGCGCGAGTTCGGTCGGCTTGACGTGCTGATCATGAATGCCAGCGGCGGCCTGGAAAAAGACAGGGCGGAGGACTATGCCATGCAGCTCAACCTGCATGCCCAGGTGTCGCTGCTGACCGCCTGTCTGCCGCTTCTCTCCACGGGCGGCAGGGTGGTGTTTGTGACGAGTCACTGGGCGCACTTTTATGGATCGCAGCCGGTGTTTCCTGCTTACGAGGCAGTCGCTGCCAGCAAATATGCGGGCGAGCAGGCACTCCGCGCCCGGATCGAGGAGCTTCAGGCACGAAAGATCAGCCTCGTGGTGGTCAGTGGCGATCTGATCGAGGGCACCATCACACCGAAACTGCTGGAGCGCAAGCAGGCGGGTGTGATCGAAGGTCGGCGGCAGCAGGCAGGCGCACTTCCGACGGTCGAGGAATTTGCCAGCGCCATCGTCGACGCTGCCGCCGAGCGTGGCCGCCCCTCCGGCCATACGACCTATGTGGGGAGCACCGACGAACTCAACGCCTGA
- a CDS encoding MFS transporter — MNDDSAAVTVSTPRQRTLYAVMNLGMTIPAQTGASFLLAFYVDYKKLDPTLAATALTIFTVYNALKNPVFGFLSDRTRSRWGRRIPYIRFGTLPLLITFTLLFMAPFDGRTQPGALLAYLTVVWVLWESGSAAVSTGYLGLLPEMFQSYRERTDVALRMNLVQTVGLLIALALPPLLSQLLGWGTMAGLFAVISGVSIWIGFRGLYERPESQQALALPLLAALRATFGNRSFLTVVAAQTMRFIATGTLAAGMFFFTTYSLGIRSGGLTSVLLGSAFVTAGLALWPWQRFIASRFDARTTLMLAFGLTALAVVPLHFVSSLPAVIATTMLIGVGLAGMILMGDVILSDVIDEDELNTGQRREGMYFGMSGLITTLGSALIALCFGWVSRTYGYDPKLSVQPASVGEGFRVFMTAPPIIGAGLALVLLAFYPLHGARLREVRLAAAQKRAARDTPPTP, encoded by the coding sequence GTGAACGACGATTCAGCCGCTGTCACCGTCTCCACACCCCGGCAGCGCACGCTCTACGCCGTCATGAATCTGGGCATGACCATCCCCGCACAGACGGGGGCGAGTTTTCTGCTGGCCTTCTATGTCGATTACAAGAAACTCGACCCGACACTGGCCGCCACAGCCCTGACCATTTTCACGGTCTATAACGCCCTGAAAAATCCGGTCTTCGGCTTTCTGTCCGACCGCACCCGTTCGCGCTGGGGTCGGCGCATTCCGTATATCCGCTTCGGAACGCTGCCGCTGCTGATCACCTTCACGCTGCTGTTTATGGCCCCGTTCGACGGGCGCACGCAACCGGGAGCGCTGCTGGCGTACCTGACGGTGGTGTGGGTGCTGTGGGAAAGTGGCAGCGCCGCCGTCAGCACCGGGTATCTGGGACTGCTGCCCGAGATGTTTCAGAGTTACCGGGAGCGGACCGATGTGGCTCTGAGGATGAATCTGGTGCAGACGGTCGGCCTGCTGATCGCGCTGGCGCTGCCGCCTCTGCTGTCGCAGCTGCTCGGCTGGGGCACGATGGCGGGGCTGTTCGCGGTCATCTCGGGCGTCAGCATCTGGATCGGCTTTCGCGGGCTGTACGAACGCCCGGAATCGCAGCAGGCGCTGGCATTACCGCTGCTGGCGGCACTCCGGGCGACCTTTGGAAACCGCAGCTTTCTGACGGTGGTGGCGGCTCAGACCATGCGCTTTATCGCCACCGGCACGCTGGCAGCAGGCATGTTCTTCTTTACCACCTACAGCCTGGGCATCCGCAGCGGCGGCCTGACCAGCGTGCTGCTCGGCAGCGCCTTCGTCACGGCGGGGCTGGCGCTGTGGCCCTGGCAACGCTTCATCGCCTCCCGCTTCGATGCGCGTACCACCCTGATGCTGGCCTTCGGTCTGACCGCGCTGGCAGTCGTGCCGCTGCATTTCGTGTCCAGCCTGCCCGCCGTGATCGCCACCACCATGCTGATCGGAGTGGGGCTGGCGGGCATGATCCTGATGGGCGACGTCATTCTGAGCGACGTGATCGACGAGGACGAACTGAACACCGGACAGCGGCGCGAAGGTATGTACTTCGGGATGTCGGGCCTGATCACCACGCTCGGCAGCGCTCTGATCGCCCTGTGTTTCGGCTGGGTCTCACGCACCTACGGCTACGACCCGAAGCTGAGCGTGCAGCCCGCGAGCGTGGGCGAGGGCTTCCGGGTGTTCATGACCGCGCCGCCGATCATCGGAGCGGGGCTGGCCCTGGTGCTGCTGGCCTTCTATCCGCTGCACGGAGCACGGCTGCGCGAAGTGCGCCTCGCCGCCGCCCAGAAACGTGCCGCACGGGACACACCGCCCACACCCTGA
- a CDS encoding polysaccharide deacetylase family protein yields the protein MPKRFNPALQQLGYSKTDRVVIFHADDLGMCESTLGAYSDLLEVGLLSSASIMMPCAWAPAAAELVRQHPQADIGVHLTLTSEWDTYRWGPLGSRDPANGLTDEQGYFYSSVAALHAHADADAVMQELGLQLDRARAWGLNPSHIDAHMGAVAHPKYLPGSIELAARAGVVTMFPRMDVGAWRAQGFDLTGALAAAAFGAYLETRGLPLVDHLVSLPHDVGGDHAALTRQMLADLPPGLTHFILHPAKDTPELRAITSGWAGRVANYEAFCSTALLDDVRRSGVQVISYRDLQTLLPRS from the coding sequence ATGCCGAAACGTTTCAACCCTGCCCTGCAACAACTGGGATACTCCAAAACCGACCGAGTGGTGATCTTTCACGCCGACGATCTGGGCATGTGCGAGAGCACGCTGGGAGCGTACAGCGATCTGCTGGAGGTGGGACTGCTGTCGTCGGCGTCGATCATGATGCCGTGCGCGTGGGCCCCCGCCGCCGCCGAACTGGTGCGCCAGCACCCGCAGGCCGATATCGGGGTCCACCTGACCCTGACAAGTGAGTGGGATACCTACCGCTGGGGGCCGCTGGGCAGCCGCGACCCGGCCAACGGTCTGACCGACGAGCAGGGTTATTTTTACAGCAGTGTGGCGGCGCTGCACGCCCATGCCGATGCAGACGCAGTAATGCAGGAACTGGGCCTGCAACTCGACCGGGCGCGGGCCTGGGGGCTGAACCCTTCGCATATCGACGCCCACATGGGTGCGGTGGCCCACCCCAAGTACCTGCCGGGAAGTATCGAGCTGGCAGCCAGGGCAGGCGTGGTGACGATGTTTCCGCGCATGGACGTGGGGGCGTGGCGTGCTCAGGGGTTCGATCTGACGGGCGCTCTGGCTGCCGCCGCGTTCGGAGCATATCTGGAAACGCGGGGCCTGCCGCTGGTCGATCATCTGGTCAGCCTGCCGCACGATGTGGGCGGCGACCACGCGGCGCTGACGCGGCAGATGCTGGCAGACCTTCCGCCGGGCCTGACGCACTTCATCCTGCACCCGGCCAAAGATACGCCGGAGTTGCGGGCCATTACCTCCGGCTGGGCCGGGCGGGTCGCCAATTACGAGGCGTTCTGCAGCACGGCTCTGCTCGATGACGTGCGGCGCAGCGGCGTGCAGGTCATTTCGTACCGTGATCTGCAGACGCTGCTGCCGCGTTCCTGA
- a CDS encoding NAD(P)/FAD-dependent oxidoreductase, translating into MTTGTPPHTLIIGAGLAGLALARELTRAGQHVTVLDKAHGVSGRSSTRRMETQPTGELARLDHGARFFTARTPRTLAMVQEGLTAGWLAEWTRRVPSWSAGRVSEEPDGHPRYVPPAGMSTLGKELAQGLTVTTGALVTRLQQHPGGWLAECQDGRQVTAEQLVLNMPAPQILPLLEGTVRELARLRDVTFAPCWAVGAVLTHDLNEVDWPALRILDHPALEWLAREHTKRPPGHPPALMLHARADWSQAHLNDERGAVLEALLAAAREVVGPFEVSGAFAHRWLYATPTQRFPGGYGWLREAALGWCGDWCSPDPHGPRVEAALLSGWQLSDALLSRD; encoded by the coding sequence ATGACCACTGGAACACCGCCTCATACGCTGATCATAGGGGCTGGGCTGGCGGGATTGGCGCTGGCACGCGAGCTGACGCGGGCTGGCCAGCACGTGACGGTACTCGACAAAGCGCACGGAGTATCGGGCCGCAGCAGCACCCGGCGCATGGAGACACAGCCGACTGGAGAACTCGCCCGTCTGGATCACGGTGCACGCTTCTTCACTGCCAGAACGCCGCGCACGCTTGCCATGGTGCAGGAAGGGCTGACGGCAGGCTGGCTGGCCGAGTGGACGCGCCGGGTCCCGAGCTGGAGCGCGGGCAGAGTGAGCGAGGAACCGGACGGACACCCCCGGTATGTGCCGCCCGCCGGGATGAGCACACTGGGCAAAGAACTGGCGCAGGGTCTCACGGTGACGACAGGAGCGCTGGTGACGCGCCTCCAGCAGCATCCGGGCGGGTGGCTGGCCGAATGCCAGGACGGACGACAGGTGACGGCAGAGCAACTGGTGCTGAATATGCCAGCGCCGCAGATTCTGCCGCTGCTGGAGGGGACAGTCAGAGAGCTCGCTAGGCTTCGAGACGTGACATTCGCGCCGTGCTGGGCGGTTGGAGCGGTGCTGACGCATGACCTGAACGAGGTGGACTGGCCTGCGCTGCGGATACTGGACCATCCGGCGCTGGAATGGCTGGCCCGCGAGCACACCAAGAGGCCGCCCGGTCATCCACCCGCCCTGATGCTGCATGCCCGCGCCGACTGGTCGCAGGCACACCTGAACGACGAACGCGGCGCTGTGCTCGAAGCGCTGCTGGCGGCGGCCCGCGAGGTGGTCGGCCCCTTCGAGGTCAGCGGGGCGTTTGCACACCGCTGGCTGTACGCCACGCCCACCCAGCGCTTTCCCGGCGGGTATGGCTGGCTACGCGAAGCGGCGCTGGGCTGGTGCGGCGACTGGTGCAGCCCTGACCCTCACGGCCCGCGTGTCGAAGCGGCGCTGCTGAGCGGCTGGCAGCTCTCGGACGCGCTGCTTTCCCGAGACTGA